One window of Cohnella hashimotonis genomic DNA carries:
- a CDS encoding Gfo/Idh/MocA family protein: MSKNRIGLIGCGNISAIYLKNLTASSDVQVVACADIDVERARSRAQEFGVPKAYTVEELLADPEIDIVVNLTIPASHAEISRRALEAGKHVYLEKPLAVELQDGRDVVALAESKGLRIACAPETFLGGGIQTCRKLIDEGAIGRPIAATGFMMGSGPEAWHPDPVFFYQKGGGPLFDMGPYYLTAFIFLLGGIRRVTASAAVSLPERVIGSGAKKGERIPVETPTHIAGVLDFASGAVGTLITSFDVAAGTSQTNVIEIHGTEGTLRVPDPNTFGGPVKLKKPGGDYEDVPLAFGYDDNMRGIGVIDMARAIAEGRPHRASGRLALHVLETMNGLLQASAEDRHIALEPLAERPAIMPEGGFE, translated from the coding sequence GTGAGCAAAAATCGGATCGGCCTGATCGGCTGCGGCAATATCAGCGCGATTTACCTGAAAAATCTTACGGCCTCGTCCGACGTGCAAGTCGTGGCGTGCGCGGACATCGACGTCGAGCGTGCGCGCTCGCGCGCGCAGGAGTTCGGCGTGCCGAAAGCATATACCGTCGAGGAGCTGCTCGCGGACCCCGAGATCGACATCGTCGTCAACCTGACGATTCCGGCCTCGCACGCCGAGATCAGCCGCCGCGCGCTCGAAGCCGGCAAGCACGTCTATCTGGAAAAGCCGCTCGCGGTCGAGCTCCAGGACGGTCGCGACGTCGTCGCGCTGGCCGAGTCCAAGGGGCTGCGCATCGCTTGCGCGCCAGAGACTTTCCTGGGCGGCGGCATCCAGACCTGCCGCAAGCTGATCGACGAAGGCGCGATCGGACGGCCGATCGCGGCGACGGGCTTCATGATGGGCAGCGGACCTGAAGCCTGGCATCCGGACCCTGTCTTCTTCTACCAAAAGGGCGGCGGTCCGCTGTTCGATATGGGTCCGTATTATCTGACCGCGTTCATTTTCCTGCTCGGCGGGATCCGCCGCGTCACCGCTTCCGCAGCAGTCTCGTTGCCCGAGCGCGTCATCGGCAGCGGAGCCAAGAAGGGCGAGCGCATCCCGGTCGAGACGCCGACGCATATCGCCGGCGTGCTGGATTTCGCATCCGGCGCGGTAGGCACGCTGATCACGAGCTTCGACGTTGCGGCCGGCACGAGCCAGACCAATGTCATCGAGATCCACGGCACCGAAGGCACGCTGCGCGTACCGGATCCGAATACGTTCGGCGGTCCGGTCAAGCTGAAAAAGCCGGGCGGCGACTATGAGGACGTGCCGCTCGCCTTCGGCTACGACGACAACATGCGCGGCATCGGCGTCATCGACATGGCGCGCGCGATTGCCGAAGGCCGCCCGCACAGGGCATCCGGCAGACTGGCGCTGCACGTGCTCGAGACGATGAACGGACTGCTCCAGGCGTCCGCCGAAGATCGCCACATCGCGCTTGAGCCGCTGGCGGAGCGTCCGGCGATCATGCCGGAGGGCGGCTTCGAGTAA
- a CDS encoding Imm51 family immunity protein, translating into MAKNLIEQLNDWHRKSSYGEIVDKIEQIPPEERDYTLTSHLARAYNNLNRYEEALTLLLSVAEQGAADVLWHFRTGYSYYYLDRYEEAIAAFEQAHSLDPSDELTKTLLRLSRSEAERLAAKPASARNHPEVPFEQLDFSDFWEDSEYARDSYVSDPPTDELIAEVEEELGYKLPAGYIHLMKLQNGGIPRNTCFPTKGPTSWADDHIAITGIMGIGRDKEYSLTGEFGSPFMIEEWGYPDIGVVFCDCPSAGHDVVMLDYRDCGPQGEPQVVHIDQEQDYRITFLASNFEDFIRGLVNEEVYDTSAEDAEQDLLRVTDGQFTPLLAELCGNASTFEPVEELIRAVGRRIVEEKGYFSLHADALSKLMYDVQFWLYTKTYPDTDREAYLKRYPDMLVFGEGFATNGYAPDFVSEWLDERMRQGAIESENGRLRFNDEAAAQVIAQLRNEAAAAGRSGEENRGRDEMLDGELAPFKLVDYGSGTSVIVNAGVYKQELFRMREDEGFEGSGYDWASLAAVFLEERMPELTGVVRFDPEADMFSAYSGDREAVVRFARAFRAACEDETLIRDLFSRAELD; encoded by the coding sequence ATGGCCAAAAACTTGATCGAGCAACTGAACGATTGGCACCGCAAGAGCAGCTATGGCGAAATCGTCGACAAAATCGAGCAGATTCCCCCGGAAGAGCGGGACTACACGCTTACCAGCCACCTGGCTAGAGCCTACAATAACCTCAACCGCTACGAGGAGGCGCTGACGCTGCTGTTGTCGGTAGCCGAGCAAGGCGCCGCGGATGTGCTGTGGCATTTTCGGACGGGGTATTCCTACTACTATCTGGACCGCTACGAGGAGGCGATCGCGGCGTTCGAGCAGGCCCACAGTCTCGATCCCTCGGACGAGCTGACGAAGACGCTGCTGAGGTTGAGCCGTTCGGAAGCCGAGCGTCTCGCCGCCAAGCCGGCTTCGGCCCGCAATCATCCCGAAGTTCCGTTCGAGCAATTGGATTTTTCGGACTTCTGGGAAGACAGCGAGTACGCGCGCGACAGCTACGTGTCCGATCCGCCGACGGACGAACTGATCGCCGAGGTGGAAGAGGAGCTCGGTTACAAGCTGCCGGCCGGCTACATTCACCTGATGAAGCTGCAAAACGGGGGCATCCCGCGCAATACGTGTTTTCCGACGAAAGGGCCGACTTCGTGGGCGGACGATCACATCGCGATTACGGGCATCATGGGGATCGGCCGGGACAAAGAATATTCGCTGACCGGAGAATTCGGAAGTCCGTTCATGATCGAAGAGTGGGGCTATCCCGACATCGGGGTCGTTTTTTGCGACTGCCCGTCCGCCGGCCATGATGTAGTCATGCTGGATTACCGAGACTGCGGACCGCAAGGCGAGCCTCAGGTCGTCCATATCGATCAGGAGCAGGATTACCGTATAACTTTCCTCGCCTCGAACTTCGAAGATTTTATCCGCGGGCTGGTGAACGAAGAGGTGTACGACACTTCGGCCGAGGATGCGGAGCAGGATCTGCTGCGGGTGACCGACGGCCAGTTCACGCCGCTGCTGGCGGAGCTGTGCGGCAATGCGTCGACGTTCGAACCGGTCGAGGAACTCATCCGCGCCGTAGGCAGAAGAATCGTGGAGGAGAAAGGCTACTTTTCCCTCCACGCCGACGCCCTGTCGAAGCTGATGTACGACGTTCAGTTCTGGCTTTATACCAAGACGTATCCGGATACGGACCGGGAAGCTTATCTGAAGCGCTATCCGGACATGCTGGTGTTTGGCGAAGGATTTGCCACGAACGGCTATGCACCGGACTTTGTGTCGGAATGGCTGGACGAACGGATGCGACAAGGGGCGATCGAGTCGGAAAACGGCAGGTTGCGGTTCAACGACGAAGCGGCGGCGCAAGTGATCGCGCAGTTGAGAAATGAAGCCGCGGCGGCCGGACGAAGCGGCGAGGAGAATCGCGGTCGGGACGAAATGCTGGACGGGGAGCTGGCTCCGTTCAAGCTCGTCGATTACGGCAGCGGCACTTCCGTCATTGTGAATGCCGGCGTTTATAAGCAAGAGCTGTTCCGCATGCGGGAGGACGAAGGGTTCGAAGGCAGCGGCTACGATTGGGCTTCGCTGGCTGCCGTATTCCTGGAGGAGCGGATGCCCGAGCTGACCGGCGTCGTCCGGTTCGATCCGGAGGCGGACATGTTCAGCGCCTATTCCGGAGACCGGGAAGCGGTCGTCCGCTTCGCCCGCGCCTTTAGGGCAGCCTGCGAGGACGAAACGCTGATCCGGGATTTATTTTCACGGGCAGAGCTGGATTAA